Genomic segment of Myxococcus stipitatus:
ATCCCTGGCGCTCGCGTCCCCTTCGCGTACCCCCGCCAGCAAAATCGTCAGCTCCGCCGTGCTCATGTGCCCCCCTCGCGGCCCAACGCCCCACGAGGACGTCCTGGCCGCCCTCTACATTAACGACGGTTTAGTCTGAAAATCTTGAGCCTCCGGAAAGTGTCCTTCACGCGGCAACCTTCTCTCCTGGCGGTACGAAAGAGGGTGACCCGCACCTGGAAATGTCCCAGCGGGTCCGCCTGGCGAGCATTGATACATCGCCATGGGAAAGGCAGCACATCGCCCATGCCCTCGGGGGTGGTGTGCCATTTCGTGTTTCGTCTTGTGTCGCGGAGCGGCGTGTCTCCGAGTGAGGGCAAGCGGGGCTGAGACGACCCATTTACATGGGTGCGTTGAAAGTCCGAGCATGCCTCATCCATGAGTCTGCTCCGTGTCTCGCGCCGGGTGTCGACAGTGTGTCGTGTCTCGAGTTCTTCCCCAGGTGCTTCCCGGAGTAGGGGGTTCCCGCGAGGGGCCGCGCCGCTGCTCCTGCTCTGGGCGCTCATGCTGGTCCCCACGGCGTGGGCGAGCACGGGCTCCAGCAGCGTCGAGCTGAAGGACGGGTGGCGCTATCGCTGGGGCGACTCCCCCATGGGCGCGGAGGGTGTCCCCACCTGGGCGCGTGAGGCGGACGCGGAGGGCTGGGCGCCGGTGGACGCGCTTCGAGAGCCGCCGGGTCGCAACTCGCACACCTTCCTCTGGCTGAGCATCCCCGTGGTCGAGGGGAGCTGGCGCGAGCCCGCGCTCTACCTGGGCACCGTGGCCAACGCCTTCGAGGTCTACTCGGGAGGCCGCCGCATCTTCTCCAGTGGAAAGCTCCGGCCCTCGGGCCCCGAGTCCATGGACAGCATGGCGTGGCACCTGGTGCCGCTGCCGTCCTCGGCGGTGGGCTCGCGCGTGCTCCTGCGCATCCAGGCCAGCGGGCCGACCATCGGGGTGAGCCGAGCCGCCTCCGTGGGCTCCCGACACGAGCTGGTCTCGGCGATGACGCGTGAGGGCCTGGCGCCCTTCGTGATGGGGGCGCTGCTGCTGGTCATCGCGGCGGTCTGCGTGGGGGCCGTGCTGGTGCGGCGACAGGCGCGGATGCTGGTGGGGCTGACGCTCTTCTCCGGAGGCTCCGGGGTGCTGCTGCTGGGCTCCAGCGGCTTGTTCGTCTCGCTGTGGGGCGCGGACCTGCTGGGCAGTCAGCTCACGCTGGTGGGCGCGTACTGCCTGCTGCCGGGCCTGGGGTGGTTCATCGCGGACAGCATCGTGGAGGACCGGCTGCGGTGGTTCCGCTGGGGCGTCGTCATCGTCTCCGTGCCCGCCGCGCTCCAGTGCGCGCTGGTGATGGTGGACCTGGGCACGGCGAACCGGCTGCTCCAGCCCTTCACGCTCTACTCACTGCCGTGTCTGCTCGTCTGCGTCATCGTCGCGGCCCGCGAGGCGTGGCGAGGCAACGTCGACGCGCGCATCTTCGTCATCGGCCTCGCGGCGCTGTCCCTGGTCCTCGTGCACAGCACGCTGCCGCTGCTCGGGGTGATGGAGGCGACGGGGACGTATGTCCACTGGGGCTTCCTGGCGCTGACGCTGTCGCTGGTGGGGGTCGTCGCGCGGCGGTCTCTCCGGGTGATGCGCTCGCTGGCGTCGCACACGCGTCAGCTCGAGGCGCGGCACAAGGACGTGCGCGAGCTGGCGCAGGGCATGGGCAGCGGCGCGGGGGAGCTGGCGACGGTGGTGCAGCAGCTGCGCACGTCGAGCGAGGAGCAGACGGCGGGCATCACCCGGCAGGCGGCGGCGCTGAAGGAGCTGGAGCAGACGGTGCAGGAGATTCGTCAGGGCTCGCTGGTGACGGCGGACAAGACGCGGCTGTTGGCCAGCTCCATCGTCGTCGCGGAGGAGGCGGGGCGCGATGGGGGCGCGGCCATCGACAAGACGCTGACGAACCTGGAGGCCATCCGCGACGAGGTGTCGGAGATGGCTCGGCGCATCCTCGCGTTGGATGCGCGCACGCGGGAGATTGCCGGCATCGTCGACACG
This window contains:
- a CDS encoding methyl-accepting chemotaxis protein codes for the protein MLVPTAWASTGSSSVELKDGWRYRWGDSPMGAEGVPTWAREADAEGWAPVDALREPPGRNSHTFLWLSIPVVEGSWREPALYLGTVANAFEVYSGGRRIFSSGKLRPSGPESMDSMAWHLVPLPSSAVGSRVLLRIQASGPTIGVSRAASVGSRHELVSAMTREGLAPFVMGALLLVIAAVCVGAVLVRRQARMLVGLTLFSGGSGVLLLGSSGLFVSLWGADLLGSQLTLVGAYCLLPGLGWFIADSIVEDRLRWFRWGVVIVSVPAALQCALVMVDLGTANRLLQPFTLYSLPCLLVCVIVAAREAWRGNVDARIFVIGLAALSLVLVHSTLPLLGVMEATGTYVHWGFLALTLSLVGVVARRSLRVMRSLASHTRQLEARHKDVRELAQGMGSGAGELATVVQQLRTSSEEQTAGITRQAAALKELEQTVQEIRQGSLVTADKTRLLASSIVVAEEAGRDGGAAIDKTLTNLEAIRDEVSEMARRILALDARTREIAGIVDTVKGLADQSNILAVNAAIEAARSGEHGRGFAVVSREVRSLADQSILATQRIREVLEGVSASMREAAKMSELGEHRVRVSVDAVRISGSQLQKLAGIIGETSTSVRQISAAVVQQDAGTSQIAVAIQDLSGQMQQTLRVVEETRKVSRSVQTLAESMSGSARKALDSDALGARPAG